The following coding sequences lie in one Silene latifolia isolate original U9 population chromosome 5, ASM4854445v1, whole genome shotgun sequence genomic window:
- the LOC141657593 gene encoding fructose-bisphosphate aldolase 3, chloroplastic-like has translation MASMSLVKLNGLSSQWMGQQSINRNGGSPINFSTRRVSMPVRASTSSYADELVFTAKTIASPGRGILAIDESNATCGKRLASIGLDNTEANRQAYRQLLLTTPGLGDYISGAIMFEETLYQSTTDGKKFVDCLRDENIVPGIKVDKGLSPLPGSNNESWCQGLDGLASRSAEYYKQGARFAKWRTVVSVPCGPSALAVKEAAWGLARYAAISQDNGLVPIVEPEILLDGDHPIERSLDVAERVWAEVFYYLAQNNVMFEGILLKPSMVTPGAEHKEKASPETVAKCTLQMLTRRVPPAVPGIMFLSGGQSEVEATLNLNAMNQSPNPWHVSFSYARALQNSVLKAWQGNPENIETAQRALLVRAKANSMAQLGKYSAEGESEDAKKGMFVKGYTY, from the exons ATGGCGTCTATGAGTTTAGTGAAGCTAAATGGGTTATCTTCACAATGGATGGGACAGCAATCCATCAACCGAAATGGTGGATCGCCGATCAACTTTTCAACTCGTCGAGTTTCCATGCCAGTCCGTGCCAGTACAAGCTCTTATGCTGATGAGCTTGTTTTCACTGCT AAAACTATTGCTTCTCCTGGACGTGGCATCCTTGCAATTGATGAATCTAATGCAACTTGTGGAAAGAGGTTGGCATCAATTGGTTTAGATAACACAGAAGCCAATCGTCAGGCTTATAGGCAGCTTCTGCTGACAACTCCTGGGCTTGGTGATTACATTTCTGGGGCCATCATGTTTGAGGAGACACTATACCAATCCACAACAGATGGGAAGAAATTTGTTGATTGTTTACGTGATGAGAATATTGTTCCTGGCATTAAAGTTGACAAG GGTTTATCTCCTCTGCCGGGGTCAAACAATGAATCTTGGTGCCAAGGGTTAGATGGTTTGGCTTCTAGATCCGCGGAGTACTATAAACAGGGTGCTCGTTTTGCGAAATG GCGTACAGTTGTTAGTGTGCCATGTGGACCTTCTGCATTGGCTGTTAAGGAAGCTGCTTGGGGACTTGCTCGCTATGCTGCTATTTCTCAG GACAATGGTCTTGTGCCGATTGTGGAACCAGAGATTCTTCTTGACGGGGACCACCCAATTGAGAGGAGTCTAGATGTAGCAGAGCGAGTGTGGGCTGAAGTCTTCTACTATTTGGCCCAAAACAATGTCATGTTTGAAGGAATCCTTCTCAAGCCCAGTATGGTAACACCAGGAGCTGAACACAAAGAGAAAGCTTCCCCTGAAACCGTTGCCAAATGTACACTTCAAATGCTCACTAGGAGGGTCCCTCCGGCTGTTCCTGGAATCATG TTCTTGTCTGGAGGACAATCCGAAGTGGAAGCAACCCTAAACCTGAATGCAATGAACCAAAGCCCAAACCCATGGCACGTTTCCTTCTCATACGCCCGAGCTCTACAAAACAGTGTGTTAAAGGCATGGCAAGGGAATCCTGAGAATATAGAAACAGCCCAGCGAGCTCTTTTGGTGCGGGCCAAGGCAAATTCCATGGCACAACTGGGCAAGTACTCAGCTGAAGGAGAGAGTGAAGATGCCAAGAAGGGAATGTTTGTCAAGGGTTACACCTATTAA
- the LOC141655572 gene encoding uncharacterized protein LOC141655572 yields MRRTLVDLMRLRDFTIVDISLHVKPLGEFLGLISTTNSRFVERLQYHLPDEQPIVFHDDDWVDEVVEKTSLGVSQFLNWMGCNNSTREEMQLLKNYCLCEFPTKFVWKKKLRQWSLRKKGFTIGRLVHVPPQCGKLYFMRVMLNHVKGPKCFEDIRTVNQFVHPTFREACYALGLIGDDREYIAPINEKLIGVRFYLRNLFATLLFCGTLSMPSRVWDETWQLLSDDILHRQRTILNNQDLQLTDEELQNYALIDIENSLQINGSSLRRFEGMPFPDMSATTHHRNTLVMDALSYDRQSLSEEHEIQLSSMTDEQRFVYNEVMEAALNNKGGVFFVYGYGGTGKTFLWRALCACFRSKGDIVVAVASSGIAATLIPGGVTAHSRFGISINVTEDSICSRIKPGSDLAELLIRAKLIIWDEAPMTHRHCFEALDKSLKDVMRVLDVGNAEVPFGGKVVVFGGDFRQTLPVVSKGSRADVVAASLCSSYLWSFCKVLRLTKNMRLQVGSSTDNVEELRKFSEWLLEIGDGIAKCENDGEVDLELPVTY; encoded by the exons ATGAGGAGGACCCTGGTCGACTTGATGAGATTAAGAGATTTTACGATTGTCGATATCTCTCTGCATGTGAAGCCGCTTGGAGAATTTTTGGGTTTGATATCCACTACGAACTCCCGCTTTGTTGAAAGGCTACAATACCATCTTCCGGATGAGCAACCTATTGTCTTCCACGATGATGATTGGGTTGATGAGGTCGTAGAAAAGACTTCGCTCGGAGTGTCACAATTTCTTAATTGGATGGGCTGTAATAATTCGACAAGAGAAGAGATGCAGTTGCTAAAGAATTATTGTCTTTGTGAATTTCCAACCAAATTTGTTtggaaaaagaaacttcgtcaaTGGAGCCTTAGGAAAAAAGGATTTACAATTGGTAGGTTGGTTCACGTTCCCCCGCAATGTGGTAAATTGTATTTCATGAGAGTAATGTTGAATCACGTTAAGGGACCAAAATGTTTTGAGGATATTAGGACTGTGAATCAGTTTGTTCATCCGACATTTAGAGAAGCATGCTATGCATTGGGATTAATTGGTGATGATCGAGAGTATATTGCGCCTATCAACGAAAAATTGATTGGGGTCCGCTTCTACTTGAGAAATTTGTTCGCGACGTTATTATTTTGTGGCACGTTGTCTATGCCGAGCAGAGTATGGGACGAAACTTGGCAACTGCTATCGGACGACATCCTTCATAGGCAACGCACTATTCTTAACAATCAAG ATTTACAGCTTACCGATGAAGAgttgcaaaattatgcacttatTGATATTGAAAATTCTCTTCAAATAAATGGTAGTTCACTTCGTCGATTTGAGGGAATGCCGTTCCCAGACATGTCTGCAACGACACATCATCGAAATACTTTAGTCATGGATGCGTTGTCGTACGATAGACAGTCCTTGAGTGAAGAACATGAGATTCAGTTATCTTCAATGACTGACGAGCAGAGGTTTGTGTATAATGAAGTGATGGAAGCTGCTTTAAATAACAAAGGAGGGGTGTTCTTCGTTTATGGATATGGTGGAACTGGGAAAACTTTCCTTTGGAGAGCCTTGTGTGCCTGTTTCAGGAGTAAGGGCGATATTGTTGTGGCTGTTGCGTCAAGTGGAATTGCAGCAACATTGATACCAGGTGGTGTAACGGCTCATTCCAGGTTTGGAATTTCCATTAATGTAACGGAGGATTCCATATGCTCCCGAATTAAGCCCGGCAGTGATTTAGCCGAACTGTTGATACGTGCTAAACTCATAATATGGGATGAAGCACCAATGACTCATAGGCATTGCTTTGAGGCCCTTGATAAAAGTTTAAAAGATGTTATGCGTGTTTTGGACGTGGGAAATGCTGAAGTGCCGTTTGGTGGGAAAGTTGTGGTATTCGGGGGTGATTTTAGACAGACATTACCGGTtgtttcaaaaggaagtagagcAGATGTTGTGGCTGCATCCCTTTGTTCATCGTATTTATGGTCTTTCTGCAAg GTACTTAGATTGACCAAAAATATGCGATTGCAAGTTGGTAGTTCAACTGACAATGTTGAGGAGTTACGAAAATTCTCCGAATGGCtcttggagattggagatggtatAGCAAAGTGTGAAAATGATGGAGAAGTTGATCTAGAATTACCAGTGACTTACTAA